One Ogataea parapolymorpha DL-1 chromosome VI, whole genome shotgun sequence DNA window includes the following coding sequences:
- a CDS encoding Peroxisomal membrane protein PEX22 has translation MSRNSRKLWPHAIAATAVVGLVIGGAWALKTINSGLFEEPAKTSEASKSNGQSVSLVLTQKDLDSFSAAYLNEYPNLTVILHPSVDKSEFLSRFNVQGNSHKVIQVRSEESIFHVLKQLSSKINLITMNNLEMSANEVEAFHLDKFLINVHEVDHINDYI, from the coding sequence ATgtcaagaaactcaaggAAACTTTGGCCCCATGCTATTGCAGCGACAGCAGTTGTTGGATTGGTAATTGGAGGTGCTTGGGCGTTGAAAACGATTAATTCTGGGCTTTTCGAAGAACCTGCAAAGACATCCGAAGCTAGCAAGAGCAATGGTCAATCTGTGTCACTGGTTCTCACGCAAAAGGATCTTGATTCTTTTAGTGCTGCTTATCTGAATGAATATCCAAACCTTACTGTCATTCTTCATCCTTCGGTTGATAAATCAGAGTTTTTATCAAGGTTCAATGTGCAAGGAAACTCACACAAAGTCATCCAAGTTCGGTCAGAGGAGAGTATTTTCCATGTTCTAAAACAACTTAGCTCTAAAATAAACCTTATAACAATGAACAACTTGGAAATGTCTGCAAATGAGGTCGAGGCATTTCATTTGGACAAGTTTCTGATTAACGTTCATGAGGTGGATCATATAAATGATTATATATAG
- a CDS encoding Ferric reductase and cupric reductase: MKLNKWLTLASLVGLAASKDTYSYEDYVVIACKSAVEATATFCEGKSKGYACACSNPAELGSWISCVYNNTGKYNNAADNALVNSCHRYKFTVDKIHAAYENATKYMVNLSNVKGFKKKTIINYPITGGNLTKNYEGYYWGNVHRWNNVAVSHYLGIASLSAWALLIVVCAFINWSLILLPSLRRKLVGPASNFWRKHIALPAVFGGRHMENFGLLGLFPDRFESIVLTIFFIYSFLANAILGFTYYKGDMVFKTKSTGYARYIGDRSAILLSYLVPLLFGFPGRNNIMQWVTRWPYSRFVTFHKGLGRIFCLEVLVHSIAMTIQSFALGKWHTRIHAAYFQQGIAATVCCWVAMGFAAYGVRRYWYELFLVSHIVLIAMFLWTAWLHAASQNYGKYYYACAAIWCFDRAVRIARIVLFGVRTARCEILEKEGTIKLSIPYPKSYWKPSPAAHGFVYFLTPRTFWQSHPFTLIDSITDKNHIHFYCKIKGGVTKLMGHRVKNHDQKVFNVKVLVEGPYGLRSPYHQYDKAVLIAGGNGIPGPFSYALDLVSREVKTEVKLYWAVREYNSLNWFKEELMQFKGTNCRPIIYVSNPNSNIAEVDADIISSSGSSVEFSEEKNSEREKTSEQTLTLETLQQAFEYVEFRRGRIDIDQLVQEEVSNSTGSVAFGICAHPNMTDNVRAAVIKNLDNKKRIDYFEEMQTW; the protein is encoded by the coding sequence ATGAAACTGAACAAATGGCTCACTTTAGCTAGTCTAGTTGGCCTGGCAGCATCCAAAGATACTTATTCTTACGAAGACTATGTTGTGATTGCTTGTAAGTCAGCAGTTGAGGCCACTGCTACTTTTTGCGAAGGTAAGAGCAAGGGGTACGCTTGTGCTTGCTCCAATCCTGCAGAGTTGGGTTCGTGGATCTCCTGTGTCTACAATAATACTGGAAAGTATAACAATGCTGCGGACAATGCTTTGGTGAATTCTTGCCACCGCTATAAATTTACCGTTGATAAAATTCATGCAGCCTATGAAAATGCTACCAAGTATATGGTCAACCTTAGCAACGTCAAGGgtttcaagaaaaaaaccaTCATCAACTACCCCATCACCGGTGGTAACTTGACCAAGAATTACGAGGGCTACTATTGGGGTAACGTTCATAGATGGAACAATGTGGCAGTGTCCCACTATCTGGGTATTGCATCACTGTCTGCTTGGGCATTGCTGATAGTTGTGTGTGCTTTCATTAACTGGTCACTTATCCTGCTACCATCTTTGAGAAGAAAGCTGGTAGGCCCAGCCAGtaatttctggagaaaacaCATTGCCCTGCCGGcagtttttggaggcagacaTATGGAGAACTTTGGGTTGCTAGGACTATTCCCTGACAGATTCGAGTCGATTGTTCTTACCATATTCTTCATCTACTCCTTCTTGGCAAATGCTATTCTCGGGTTCACCTACTATAAAGGCGATATGGTTTTCAAAACAAAGTCTACCGGATACGCAAGATACATCGGCGATAGGTCTGCTATTCTGCTTTCTTACTTGGTCCCTCTGCTCTTTGGATTCCCCGGAAGAAATAACATCATGCAGTGGGTCACCAGGTGGCCGTATTCCAGATTTGTCACTTTCCACAAAGGGCTTGGTAGAATATTCTGCTTGGAAGTGCTTGTGCATTCTATTGCCATGACTATCCAGTCTTTTGCTCTTGGAAAATGGCACACCAGAATCCATGCAGCTTACTTTCAACAGGGTATTGCAGCAACCGTGTGCTGTTGGGTGGCTATGGGTTTTGCTGCCTACGGAGTGAGAAGATATTGGTATGAGCTATTCCTCGTCAGCCACATCGTTTTGATAGCCATGTTCTTGTGGACTGCCTGGTTGCATGCTGCTTCCCAGAATTACGGCAAGTACTACTACGCTTGTGCTGCGATCTGGTGTTTTGATAGAGCTGTCAGAATTGCCAGAATTGTACTATTTGGCGTTAGAACTGCTAGATGCGAAATCCTCGAGAAAGAAGGAACCATCAAACTTTCAATTCCTTATCCAAAGAGTTACTGGAAgccttctccagcagcccACGGATTTGTCTACTTTTTGACTCCAAGAACATTCTGGCAATCTCATCCTTTCACCTTAATCGATTCTATCACAGACAAAAACCACATTCATTTCTACTGCAAGATTAAAGGCGGCGTTACCAAGCTCATGGGTCATAGAGTTAAAAACCACGACCAGAAGGTTTTTAATGTCAAAGTCCTTGTTGAAGGCCCCTACGGTTTAAGAAGCCCATACCATCAGTACGACAAGGCTGTTCTGATTGCCGGTGGTAATGGTATCCCAGGCCCATTCTCCTACGCACTGGACCTTGTGTCTAGAGAAGTCAAGACAGAGGTAAAACTCTACTGGGCAGTGAGAGAATACAACTCCTTAAACTGGTTCAAGGAAGAACTCATGCAATTCAAGGGCACCAATTGCAGACCTATCATTTATGTCTCCAACCCCAATTCTAACATAGCTGAAGTCGATGCTGACATCATTTCCAGTTCTGGTAGCTCCGTGGAGTTTTCTGAAGAAAAGAACTCGGAAAGAGAAAAGACTTCCGAGCAAACCCTTACCCTGGAAACTTTGCAACAAGCCTTTGAGTATGTTGAATTTAGACGGGGAAGGATCGACATTGACCAGCTCgtacaagaagaagtcTCCAATAGTACTGGATCCGTTGCTTTCGGTATCTGTGCCCACCCTAATATGACCGATAATGTCAGAGCTGCTGTCATCAAGAACTTAGACAACAAAAAGAGGATTGACTACTTCGAAGAGATGCAAACCTGGTAA
- a CDS encoding 4-hydroxyphenylpyruvate dioxygenase — protein sequence MTIETTTFSANTEKVNEDSLSREVEIATDTEIETVQENAVEDGVFGGYDHITCYVNSADIMAEYFVRVYGFTPYCHKGLETGSRITNARVVRNGGVIVQFVSCLRPPNSRGLSEEDMKLIQEIHHHTTTHGDAVKDVAFQVSNVEQVHKRALEGGATSVLEPTTYKDEHGSITISRVGVIGDTTHTLVDRSSYSGFLPGGYQLDNLENNSATEVKFDVIDHCVQNLGWNKMVKSCEMYKKIFGFHKFWSVDDKQVYTAFSALKSTVMASPSEKIKMPVNEPAKGLKKSQIEEFLEFYGGPGIQHVALKVDDILSTVEALRARGVEFIHVPDRYYQNLEKRLKESKHPEFKESMEKIKQLGILVDFDEEGYLLQLFTRSVFDRPTFFFEVIQRHNHNGFGAGNFKGLFEVLEEDQKRRGNLVDQNEEVDPYDV from the coding sequence ATGACTATCGAGACTACAACCTTTTCTGCCAACACAGAAAAAGTCAACGAAGACTCTCTCTCTCGTGAAGTGGAGATCGCTACTGACACTGAAATTGAAACGGTCCAGGAGAATGCCGTTGAAGATGGTGTTTTCGGAGGCTACGACCATATCACGTGCTATGTGAACTCTGCCGACATCATGGCAGAATATTTTGTCCGCGTGTATGGCTTCACCCCTTACTGTCACAAAGGCCTCGAAACTGGGTCTCGCATTACCAACGCCCGTGTTGTCCGCAATGGAGGTGTCATTGTTCAATTTGTGAGCTGTCTCAGACCACCAAACTCGAGAGGCCTATCCGAAGAAGACATGAAGCTCATCCAAGAAATCCATCACCACACTACTACACATGGAGATGCAGTCAAGGATGTTGCGTTCCAGGTCAGTAATGTGGAACAAGTCCACAAAAGAGCCTTGGAGGGTGGTGCCACCTCAGTGCTAGAGCCCACCACTTACAAGGACGAGCATGGTTCGATCACTATTTCCCGGGTTGGAGTAATTGGAGACACAACTCATACGCTCGTTGATCGGAGTTCATATTCCGGTTTTCTCCCTGGTGGCTACCAGCTCGACAATTTGGAGAACAATTCTGCAACAGAGGTGAAGTTTGACGTAATTGATCACTGCGTTCAGAATCTAGGTTGGAATAAGATGGTCAAGTCCTGCGAAATGTACAAAAAGATCTTTGGTTTCCACAAATTCTGGTCTGTGGATGACAAACAGGTTTATACGGCCTTTTCTGCCCTCAAATCCACAGTCATGGCGTCACCTTCCGAGAAAATTAAAATGCCTGTGAACGAGCCAGCTAAAGGCTTGAAAAAGTCGCAAATCGAGGAGTTCTTGGAATTCTATGGCGGTCCAGGGATTCAGCACGTTGCATTGAAGGTCGATGATATTTTAAGCACCGTTGAGGCCCTTAGAGCACGAGGTGTTGAATTCATTCATGTTCCTGATCGGTATTATCAAAACCTGGAGAAAAGATTGAAGGAAAGCAAACACCCAGAGTTTAAGGAAAgcatggaaaaaatcaagcagcttggcATTCTGGTTGACTTTGACGAGGAAGGATACTTATTGCAGCTTTTTACGCGGTCAGTGTTTGATAGGCCCACGTTTTTCTTCGAAGTTATCCAAAGACATAACCACAATGGATTCGGTGCTGGCAACTTCAAGGGACTTTTCGAAGTGCTGGAGGAAGACCAAAAAAGAAGGGGCAACTTGGTGGATCAAAATGAGGAGGTCGATCCTTACGACGTTTAA
- a CDS encoding Protein RER1 has translation MERVDQYRDQAAVQWARLRNTYQRYLDIATPHTVYRWAATYVLMFLFALRIVLCEGWYIVCYTWAIYLLSMLLQFLTPKFDPSLEQEYENESIEEGTAKMSDKDEEFRPFIRRLPEFRFWLNATRGTVIALVCSLFRVFDIPVFWPILLIYFVILFTLTMRRQIQHMIKYRYLPFDIGKARYGRK, from the coding sequence ATGGAACGCGTGGATCAATATAgagatcaagcagctgTTCAATGGGCCAGGCTACGCAACACATACCAGCGGTATCTGGATATCGCTACCCCACACACAGTGTATAGATGGGCTGCAACGTATgttttgatgtttttgtTTGCCTTAAGAATCGTGCTATGCGAAGGGTGGTACATTGTTTGCTATACATGGGCTATCTACCTACTAAGCATGCTGCTGCAATTTTTGACACCTAAGTTTGATCCGTCGCTGGAGCAAGAATACGAAAACGAGTCCATTGAAGAGGGCACAGCGAAAATGAGTGACAAGGATGAAGAGTTTAGGCCGTTTATCAGAAGACTTCCTGAGTTCAGATTTTGGTTGAATGCCACCAGGGGTACAGTTATAGCTTTGGTCTGCTCACTGTTCAGAGTGTTCGATATTCCTGTCTTTTGGCCTATCCTCTTGATATACTTTGTGATCTTGTTCACTTTGACCATGAGGAGACAAATCCAACACATGATCAAGTACAGATATCTTCCGTTTGACATTGGAAAAGCACGCTACGGGCGTAAGTGA
- a CDS encoding putative secreted protein — protein sequence MRVVYWLITFAGLALAVDPVTTTGTTATTPNAATTATAQTTTPNTAGTTATTPTAATTGTTGTTTTPANAATTATPTTGTTGTTGTTGTGTTGTTTTPANAVTTATPTTGTTATTGTTGTTTTPAAAAAATTPTTSTLTSASTNSDLTSTETGSTTASPTIAWRTTTEAGVIKTISITFSQSFYSLYSTIGSWSTGSVGLGSLATSGQTVGTVKQYRTITISSTATK from the coding sequence ATGAGGGTGGTATATTGGCTGATTACATTTGCGGGACTTGCGTTGGCTGTCGACCCAGTCACTACAACAGGAACTACAGCAACTACACCAAATGCTGCTACAACGGCCACGGCACAAACAACAACACCAAACACGGCAGGTACCACGGCCACAACACCCACAGCAGCCACTACCGGAACTACAGGCACGACTACCACTCCTGCGAACGCGGCCACTACGGCGACGCCAACTACCGGCACAACTGGAACCACGGGAACCACTGGTACAGGTACCACTGGGACCACCACGACACCAGCTAACGCAGTTACCACGGCCACTCCAACAACAGGAACTACAGCAACAACGGGTACAACAGGGACTACGACAACTCCggccgcagcagctgccgcaACCACTCCAACCACCTCGACGTTGACATCCGCGTCTACCAACAGTGACCTCACTTCTACAGAGACCGGCTCAACGACTGCATCCCCTACTATTGCGTGGCGTACAACTACGGAGGCTGGTGTTATCAAAACAATATCGATCACGTTCTCGCAGAGTTTCTACTCCTTGTATTCTACTATTGGGTCGTGGTCAACGGGATCTGTTGGTTTGGGGAGCTTAGCTACCTCGGGACAGACTGTGGGCACAGTTAAACAATACCGCACTATTACTATCTCATCGACGGCAACTAAATGA
- a CDS encoding Eukaryotic translation initiation factor 4E: MSEELNQAAKDLSLDEKKDVTVLDSREEFNVKHPLNSKWTLWYTKPAVDSSESWSDLLKPVVAFDTVEEFWGIFNSIPKADELPLKSDYHLFRENIKPEWEDPANSKGGRFSFQFKGKRLEHGINEIWTRALLSVIGETIEDDQNEVNGVVLNVRKVGYRVCLWTKSCDRAALVPIGERLKKILMLREGESVEFISHKDSNDRGAKPAFYV; encoded by the coding sequence ATGTCTGAAGAACTAAATCAAGCAGCTAAGGACTTGTCTCTCGACGAAAAGAAGGACGTGACAGTCCTGGATTCCAGAGAGGAATTTAACGTGAAGCACCCACTGAATTCCAAGTGGACCTTGTGGTACACCAAACCGGCCGTGGACTCCAGCGAGAGCTGGTCTGATCTTCTGAAGCCAGTTGTTGCTTTTGACACTGTCGAAGAATTCTGGGGTATTTTCAATTCCATTCCAAAGGCAGACGAGCTACCTCTAAAATCTGACTACCATTTATTTAGAGAAAACATTAAACCAGAGTGGGAAGACCCAGCCAACTCTAAGGGTGGAAGATTCTCCTTCCAGTTCAAGGGCAAAAGGCTGGAGCACGGAATTAACGAAATTTGGACCAGAGCATTGTTGAGTGTTATTGGTGAGACCATAGAAGACGACCAAAATGAAGTCAATGGAGTTGTCTTGAACGTCAGAAAAGTGGGCTACAGAGTGTGTCTTTGGACGAAATCCTGCGATAGAGCTGCTCTTGTGCCTATTGGAGAGAGattgaagaaaatattgATGCTCAGAGAGGGTGAGTCTGTTGAGTTCATTAGCCATAAAGATTCCAACGACCGTGGAGCAAAACCTGCATTCTACGTCTAA
- a CDS encoding Pre-mRNA-splicing factor 38A → MSVTIDRGLVANTKRVHGVHPVFLIEKILRERILDSQYWKRECQHADLLVLLDRGVELKQIGTYANAGHTLPSPFICLLLRLLQLQPAADIIDYLLVQTDFVYLTALAALYVRITCDSVIVYQKLEPLLADHRRINMIENQTVKSINLDEYIDKLLQGNKFLDMVLPRLIDRLVLEDQELLEPRQSLLQEEFERMCEEGNLKRDDEQSRAESHEH, encoded by the coding sequence ATGTCTGTCACGATTGACAGAGGACTAGTAGCGAATACCAAACGGGTCCATGGTGTCCATCCCGTCTTTCTCATCGAAAAAATATTACGTGAACGAATCCTCGACAGCCAATACTGGAAACGAGAATGCCAACACGCCGACTTGCTAGTACTTCTGGATCGAGGCGTCGAGTTAAAGCAAATAGGAACTTATGCAAATGCCGGACATACACTACCAAGCCCATTTATATGCCTCCTGCTCAGACTTCTGCAGCTTCAACCTGCTGCCGATATAATTGATTATTTGCTCGTCCAGACGGATTTTGTCTACCTGACAGCACTGGCAGCGTTGTACGTTAGAATCACTTGCGATTCGGTGATAGTTTATCAAAAGCTGGAGCCTTTGTTGGCGGACCATCGACGAATAAATATGATCGAAAATCAGACAGTCAAGTCGATTAATCTGGACGAGTATATCGACAAACTGCTGCAAGGAAACAAGTTTCTCGATATGGTGCTTCCTCGTCTTATTGACAGATTGGTTCTCGAAGACCAGGAGCTACTAGAGCCGCGACAAAGTTTATTGCAAGAAGAATTCGAGCGCATGTGTGAAGAGGGAAATTTGAAACGGGACGACGAGCAGTCCAGGGCTGAAAGCCATGAGCATTGA
- a CDS encoding small nuclear ribonucleoprotein Sm D1, whose product MKLVKFLMKLNNEKVQVELKNGTVISGEIISVTPSMNINLKNVKMTIKHRNPISLEYVNIRGNQVRLVILPDELNIDSIISDSMLKPKNLSTVAPVQKAKAPIRGGRRGRGRARAF is encoded by the coding sequence ATGAAATTGGTgaagtttttgatgaaaCTAAACAACGAAAAAGTGCAGGTGGAACTGAAGAATGGAACTGTCATTTCAGGGGAAATCATCTCTGTTACGCCCTCTATGAACATCAATTTAAAAAATGTCAAAATGACTATCAAACACAGAAATCCAATAAGTCTGGAATACGTCAACATAAGAGGTAACCAAGTTCGCCTTGTGATTCTACCTGATGAGCTCAATATCGATAGCATAATCTCGGACTCCATGTTGAAGCCAAAAAATCTATCCACTGTTGCTCCAGTTCAAAAAGCAAAAGCTCCTATAAGgggaggaagaagaggacGCGGAAGAGCCAGGGCATTTTAA
- a CDS encoding Enoyl reductase that catalyzes the last step in each cycle of very long chain fatty acid elongation, which yields MVNLIIVPRSKNLRKINCDTDPKAKVQAIISEYSKVNNIDPNRVKLSLLEEEGSTDKKPVRRTLKNERTLEANGLDFSTTDTITVYAKDVGPQIGWKTVYLIEYFGPMLIHSLVYYGLYDPDVNTYTQIAAYILTMVHYLKREYETTFIHMFSADTMPLKYLFRNCGHYWIFNGLFIALSVYAPQDRYYSGWKKHVFYVEDRPLNQLYIYIGLWALCELANFYCHFILMKLRSDGSREKRIPYGFAFALVSFPNYFFESLGWLFYAIMINNWSCYLFLIIGTLTMMNWAKQKHRNYKKTFGDKYPKNRKAMIPFIF from the coding sequence ATGGTCAATCTTATTATCGTTCCTCGATCTAAGAACTTGCGGAAGATCAATTGCGATACTGATCCAAAGGCAAAGGTGCAAGCTATCATTAGCGAGTATTCTAAGGTCAACAACATTGATCCCAACAGAGTTAAGCTTTCtctgctggaagaagaaggatCCACTGACAAGAAGCCCGTCCGTAGAACACTGAAGAATGAGAGGACATTGGAAGCCAACGGACTTGACTTCTCTACGACGGATACCATCACCGTTTATGCAAAAGATGTGGGGCCCCAAATTGGATGGAAAACGGTCTACTTGATCGAATATTTCGGTCCGATGCTGATCCACTCCTTGGTCTATTACGGTTTGTATGACCCGGATGTCAATACGTACACTCAAATTGCTGCTTATATCTTGACGATGGTTCACTATTTGAAAAGAGAATATGAGACAACTTTCATCCATATGTTCTCTGCCGACACAATGCCTTTGAAGTATTTGTTCAGAAACTGCGGACACTATTGGATCTTTAACGGATTGTTCATTGCCCTTTCCGTTTACGCTCCTCAGGACAGGTACTATTCTGGTTGGAAAAAACACGTCTTCTATGTTGAAGACAGGCCTTTGAACCAACTCTACATTTATATTGGCCTCTGGGCTCTTTGCGAATTGGCCAATTTCTATTGCCACTTCATCTTAATGAAACTGAGAAGTGACGGATCGAGGGAGAAAAGAATTCCATATGGTTTTGCCTTCGCATTGGTCTCCTTCCCAAACTACTTTTTTGAGAGTCTAGGATGGTTGTTTTATGCTATCATGATCAACAATTGGTCGTGCTACTTATTCCTCATTATTGGAACTCTGACCATGATGAACTGGGCCAAGCAGAAGCACAGAAACTATAAAAAGACCTTTGGTGATAAATATCCAAAGAACAGAAAAGCCATGATTCCATTTATATTTTAA